The genomic segment TCTTATAAACCCCATGACAGAATGGGTCATTGAGAAAGCACTCCTGCAGCTCAGGCAATGGCAGGAGCAGGGATTCTTTACAAAAATAGCGATCAATATCTCTACCAGAAACCTTCAAGTCGCTGGCTTTGCGGATCGCCTTAAAGAGCAGCTCGAGAAGTATAAAATCAGTCCGGAATCAATAGAGCTGGAAGTGACAGAATGGACTTTCATGAAGGATCAGCAGAATGTCCTTGAGTCGCTTGAGAAACTGTCGCAGATTCCGATCTTTCTGGCGATTGACGACTTTGGGACCGGGTATTCTTCTCTGCAGTATATTAACCGAATCCCTGGCAATTCCATAAAAATCGACAGATCCTTTATCAATCAGATCGATAATGACCCGGGTGTTTTTCAGGTTGTTCGTGCAGCTGTGAGAATCGGTCATGCCCTTGGAATGGAAGTTGTTGCCGAAGGGGTTGAAACGGATATTCAGTACAACATGGTACAGAAAGCTCAGTGTGATGCGGTCCAGGGGTATTACATACACCGACCGAGTAGTCCCGAGGAATTATACAATCAGTATGTAGGTAAAAAAACCAAGAACGATAATTAATGTTAGCTTATGAATGAATTATGCACCTCAGAAGACACCCGGGATTAACCGATAACGCACGCGAATCGCATAATCCCGATAGCCTGGTAATTCTTCCTGTAGAGTTTTATCTTCTAGTATAGTTCTAATAACGGTAATGATCAGTGCCACTATTACTGGAATGATTGTCCAAACAGAGCTTAAAGCAAGCACAATGCCCGGTAGCGCTATAATATTTCCAGCATAACCAGGATGTCTTACAATCTGATATGGACCACTGTCACAAACTTTATGCTCCCGGTCCGTTTGAATACGAACCACACTAGAGAAGAAACTGTTCACTACCAAAGCACAACCACCAATGGTGTAGCCAAGAATAATCAATATTAAGCCAGCGATATTGAGCCATAGCGGAAATACAGGTGACCACCCAAAGCGGTGATCTAGTCCTGCTGCAATAAATAACGGAA from the Marispirochaeta aestuarii genome contains:
- a CDS encoding methyltransferase family protein, whose translation is MESNTVNLKDLGGLIFTLFLIPLILVISGWDLGWWQGWFYSVLIIVASIVPRILAEKRHPGLLTERGKMGKAQNVKSWDKVLAPLMAVSVTFPLFIAAGLDHRFGWSPVFPLWLNIAGLILIILGYTIGGCALVVNSFFSSVVRIQTDREHKVCDSGPYQIVRHPGYAGNIIALPGIVLALSSVWTIIPVIVALIITVIRTILEDKTLQEELPGYRDYAIRVRYRLIPGVF